From a region of the Verrucomicrobiia bacterium genome:
- a CDS encoding peptidylprolyl isomerase — MSQKIISFHYTLTDPDGKTLDSSADGEPLTFLEGVGQIIPGLETALSGMKVGDKKHVKVKAKDAYGEKDPENIVEVPLDQMPTRGIKAGDRFRAGQDSHSPVVTALKVTETHVTLDGNHPLAGMDLAFDVEITEVREATKEELSHGHAHGAGGHHH; from the coding sequence GTGAGCCAAAAGATCATTTCATTCCACTACACGCTAACGGATCCCGACGGCAAGACTCTCGACTCTTCCGCCGACGGCGAGCCGTTGACGTTTCTCGAAGGCGTCGGGCAGATCATTCCTGGTCTCGAAACGGCGTTGAGCGGCATGAAGGTCGGCGACAAAAAGCACGTCAAAGTTAAAGCCAAGGATGCCTACGGCGAAAAGGACCCGGAGAATATCGTCGAAGTGCCGTTGGATCAAATGCCCACCCGCGGCATCAAAGCGGGCGACCGCTTCCGTGCCGGACAGGATTCACACTCACCCGTGGTCACCGCGCTGAAAGTAACGGAGACCCATGTGACTCTCGACGGCAATCACCCGCTGGCGGGCATGGACCTGGCCTTTGATGTCGAAATCACGGAAGTCCGCGAGGCGACAAAGGAAGAGTTGTCCCACGGCCACGCCCACGGTGCGGGCGGACACCACCACTAA